In Papaver somniferum cultivar HN1 chromosome 9, ASM357369v1, whole genome shotgun sequence, the genomic stretch atttgaatgTCTCCTGGAGATTCTCTGAAGTTCTAGAGATTACAAGTGATCTTCTGAAAGTATTCTATGGAGTCTTAATGTCTTGTAGAGATGAAAAAATTGAGATTTGTAAAGAGTCTCTATGATTTATGGGGATAAAAAAATGCAATTAAAAATTCAAAACatttacataattttttttatgcatgtattttttttttctaatttgtttttttttgaaggggggacaacaaagagagaaaaaaactgaaagaaaaaaaccaaagctAACTAACGCTAGCCTGCACGGTCTCAATGATTCGAGCAATACAAGGAGGAGGAAAGTTGAGCCACTCATTTGTAAAATGAGTATCCACATCCATAGCTGCTAGGTTGTGTGCCACTTCATGGCAGTCTTTATGATATATCTGAATTCTACTGAGATGAAATTCCCGATGAGATATCTAACTTTGCTTATTGTATTTTGAATTCGCCAGTCAGGTCTGTACTGTCTGTACTTAAGAGCATTTATAACAATCAGGGAATCCCCTTCAATCACAATATCTCTGAAATATTTTCTTTCTGCCAGCTCCACTACTAGTAAAGCTCCATATGCCTCAGCCTCAACAGTCGTGCAATAAGAGAAGCTTTTGTTCTAGCAACCCCGAAATCCAACACTTCCATATCTCGCAACTGCGCCACAAGCAAATCCCTTATGTCCAGCAGCTCCGTCAAAGTTGATTTTAATTATGTTTTCTTCAGGAGGTTCCCAGCTGTCTTTACTAGTCTCTAAATAGTTTGTCTCAGTTGGCATGTCTTCAATCTCACCAACACTGACCTCCAGATTAAACCAGGACATTGTTTTTTTAATTATAGAATTTATGTTGAGACTTTCTCTATTGAATACCAAAGCATTTCTAGCTTTCCATATAGCCCACCAGACACATGCTCCCCACTTCAGTTTAATATAATCCCCTCCTTCCTCTAGCCATTGCTTGATGTAATCTTTTATATTCAGATCAGGTTGCTCACTTGTTCTTAGGCTTAAAGGTGAAGCACAGAGAATAGGTTGTGTAGCTTGACAATGTAGGAATAAATGCTCAGTCGTTTCCACACTCATGTCACAAAATCTGCAACTAGAATTGATCCCTTGTATATGTTTCTTCATACAATTTGCCATTGGGAGTCCATTCTTCAGCATTCTCCACATGAAGATCTGTATTCTATGAGGAATAATTCTGGCCTTCCAAAATTTCTTCCATGGAAACTCGTAATTGGTTGATGTCGATGGAGATCTAGCATTCATGGTCTTGAGAAAAGACTTCGCAGAAAAATTGCCTTTAGGATGATGAATCCATATCAGTTTGTCAGCAGGATTGTCTTCATTGGCTTCAGGTAAGTGTATCTCCATAATTTTAGTAACTTCAGTTTGGTTGAACAGCTGCTGCAACTTGTTCTCATCCCACATGTGTTCTTCTTGTATTATAAGATCCTTAACCCTGACTTCTCCATGCTCTTCAATAACTCTCCTTTCAGGTTTCTTATTTGGTAGACTTGGAACCCATGGATCATCCCAAACATTTATGTCTTCCCCTAACACCACTGTCCAGCAGTAGCCATCTCTCATGTCTTCTCTAACTGTCAACATTGCATTCCAAGTGGCTGAACAACTTGGAGGTTTCTTTTCCTCCCAAAAACTACCATTCTTCACATATTTGGATTTCATAATCCTCCCTCACAGACAGTCCTCATCATCCAAGAACTTCCAAACTAATTTTGCAATCATTGCCTTGTTCAGATCCCTTAGAGCTCTAATCCCCAATCCTCCCTTCTCTTTTTCAAGCTTAAACTGATCCCAGTTTTTGAAGTGCATTTTCTTGACTTCTTTGTCATGCCCCCACCATAAGTTTCTCATGATTCTAGTTAGGTTTGCAAGTGTTTTCTTGGGAATTAGAGAAGTTTCCATATAAAAAGGTGGGATGAGACCAAGATCAGTTTTAATCAGTACAGTTCTACCTGCATGAGATAAGTGTATTATCTTCCATCCagacatcttcatcacgaacttGTCATCGAGAAAATCATAAGAAGAATTTAAATGAGCTGGTTTTAACAGATAATGCCCTAGGTATTTGTCAGTACATTCCATCTGCTTAACTCCCAGTATACTAGTTATttcatctcttctttgtcttggGACACCTTTACTGAAGTAGACCGCTGATTTCTGCATGTTTGATGACTAACCTGACCACGCAACGTAAATGTGAAGAATCTGGAGTAGAGTATTAATTGTCTTATTGTCCATGGTACCGAATAATAGCAGGTCATCTGCGAACATTAAATGTGACACGATAAGCGCATTGTTGTATATTTATACCCATTATATAAGGCATTTTCCTCATTAACCACGACATCCCTTGAGAACATAATATGAAAAGATATGGGGATAAAGGGCACCTTTGCCGCAGTCCTCTCTCACTCACAAAGAATCCCTCTGCTTGCTCATTTACTACAATTGATAAGCTAGCAGTGCTGATACATTTCATGATTAACTCGTGAGTGTGCCCAACAATACCAAAAACTCTAAGAAAATAACTTAAAAACCTCCATCTAACCCTATCATACGCTTTGCTTATATCAATTTTCAGAGCAAAAGCACCTAGGACAGAATTCAAGTTTGACATTGAATGAAAATTTTCCTTAGCAGTCACAATGTTGTCTATTATTGATCTACCAGGTATGAAAGTCGATTGGTTTTTATCCACCAGCTTATCTAAGTGCCCTTTAATCCTTTGAGCCAGGATTTTGGTAATAATAACCTTATAAATGATGTTAGTTAAAGCTAAAGG encodes the following:
- the LOC113312008 gene encoding uncharacterized protein LOC113312008 translates to MKSKYVKNGSFWEEKKPPSCSATWNAMLTVREDMRDGYCWTVVLGEDINVWDDPWVPSLPNKKPERRVIEEHGEVRVKDLIIQEEHMWDENKLQQLFNQTEVTKIMEIHLPEANEDNPADKLIWIHHPKGNFSAKSFLKTMNARSPSTSTNYEFPWKKFWKARIIPHRIQIFMWRMLKNGLPMANCMKKHIQGINSSCRFCDMSVETTEHLFLHCQATQPILCASPLSLRTSEQPDLNIKDYIKQWLEEGGDYIKLKWGACVWWAIWKARNALVFNRESLNINSIIKKTMSWFNLEVSVGEIEDMPTETNYLETSKDSWEPPEENIIKINFDGAAGHKGFACGAVARYGSVGFRGC